A window of the Planctomycetaceae bacterium genome harbors these coding sequences:
- a CDS encoding DUF1549 domain-containing protein — MQSAVVARTKVFWAALSIAGALTFSFNSDGALRADEPTEQEVSIVEFINQQIRQGWEDNEIKPSSAASDEEWLRRVYLDVLGRIPTLTEVKDFLKDESPRKRAVLIDSLTDHEDFVRHWTTIWTNNCIGRGEPRRVSRKGMEKFFREAFAKNRPWNEVVIDLITAEGHYEENGATNYILAQMQNRDEGVQLTAMTTRLFLGLQVQCTQCHNHPFNKWQQDQFWEFNSFFRQVNKIDHRKTDPQTGRQVDDFSEVVWQNFSGPVYYEKRSGLMQVAFPKYLGKEVDPAGHVDRRAELAKLVCEPVDGESTLISQAFVNRTWGQFFGYGFTRPVDDMGPHNPASHPEILDRLAREFVDHDYDVRWLVRTIISTDPYHLTSQWG, encoded by the coding sequence CTCGGATGGGGCACTGCGTGCTGACGAACCCACTGAGCAGGAAGTTTCGATCGTCGAATTTATCAATCAGCAGATTCGGCAGGGCTGGGAAGACAACGAAATCAAACCCTCTTCGGCCGCATCGGACGAAGAATGGCTGCGTCGGGTGTACCTTGATGTGCTTGGCCGAATTCCGACGTTGACCGAGGTGAAGGATTTCCTGAAAGACGAAAGTCCGCGTAAGAGGGCTGTCCTGATCGATTCGCTGACGGATCACGAAGATTTCGTGCGTCACTGGACGACCATCTGGACCAATAATTGTATTGGCCGGGGCGAACCCCGTCGCGTGAGCCGAAAGGGTATGGAAAAATTCTTTCGCGAAGCATTCGCGAAGAATCGTCCCTGGAACGAAGTCGTCATCGATCTGATTACTGCAGAGGGGCACTATGAAGAAAATGGTGCAACCAACTACATCCTTGCCCAGATGCAGAATCGGGACGAAGGAGTGCAGTTAACGGCGATGACGACACGTTTGTTCCTGGGTTTACAGGTCCAGTGCACTCAGTGTCACAATCATCCTTTCAACAAGTGGCAGCAGGACCAGTTCTGGGAATTCAACAGCTTCTTCCGACAGGTCAACAAAATTGATCATCGAAAGACCGATCCGCAGACCGGGCGTCAGGTCGACGATTTCTCGGAGGTTGTCTGGCAGAACTTTTCCGGACCCGTTTACTACGAGAAACGAAGCGGTCTGATGCAGGTTGCCTTTCCGAAATACCTCGGAAAAGAGGTTGACCCGGCCGGTCATGTTGACCGCAGGGCTGAGCTGGCAAAGTTGGTCTGCGAGCCTGTCGATGGTGAATCGACTCTGATCTCACAGGCGTTCGTGAATCGAACGTGGGGACAGTTCTTCGGGTATGGCTTCACTCGCCCCGTTGACGACATGGGACCGCACAATCCTGCATCGCACCCCGAAATCCTGGACCGTCTGGCTCGGGAATTTGTGGACCACGATTATGACGTTCGCTGGCTGGTACGGACCATTATTTCGACGGACCCCTACCATCTGACTAGCCAGTGGGGC